A genomic segment from Agrobacterium vitis encodes:
- a CDS encoding methyl-accepting chemotaxis protein, with product MGSTISTVATSANAISDGSREVSQSADDLSKRTEQQAASLEETAAALDQITVNVSNSSRRVEEARGVAKEANSSAVHSGQVVGEAISAMQRIEHSSNQISNIITVIDEIAFQTNLLALNAGVEAARAGEAGRGFAVVATEVRELAQRSAKAAREIKELINKSTQEVENGVRQVQETGEVLKAIEQHVTTINGLMDAIATSSREQSVGLSEVNTAVNQMDQVTQQNAAMVEETSAASANLAQESVRLQQLVSRFIVPGGSRSVDNRYAA from the coding sequence TTGGGCAGCACGATTTCCACCGTTGCCACCTCTGCTAATGCTATCAGCGACGGCTCACGCGAAGTCAGCCAGAGTGCGGACGACCTTTCCAAGCGCACGGAACAGCAGGCCGCATCGCTGGAAGAGACAGCCGCCGCCCTCGACCAGATCACCGTCAATGTCAGCAATTCCTCTCGCCGGGTGGAAGAAGCGCGCGGCGTGGCCAAGGAAGCCAATAGCAGCGCGGTGCATTCCGGCCAGGTGGTTGGCGAAGCCATCAGCGCCATGCAGCGTATCGAGCACTCCTCTAACCAGATCTCCAACATCATCACCGTGATTGACGAGATTGCCTTCCAGACCAATCTTCTCGCCCTGAATGCCGGTGTCGAAGCCGCCCGTGCGGGCGAAGCGGGCCGTGGCTTTGCGGTGGTCGCCACAGAAGTGCGGGAACTGGCGCAACGCTCGGCCAAGGCCGCACGCGAAATCAAGGAACTGATCAACAAATCCACCCAGGAAGTGGAAAACGGCGTGCGTCAGGTGCAAGAAACCGGCGAGGTTCTGAAAGCCATCGAGCAGCACGTCACGACGATCAACGGCCTGATGGACGCCATCGCCACCTCCTCGCGTGAACAATCGGTCGGCCTGTCAGAGGTCAATACCGCCGTCAACCAGATGGACCAGGTCACCCAGCAGAACGCCGCCATGGTAGAAGAAACCAGCGCCGCCAGCGCCAACCTTGCGCAGGAAAGCGTGCGCTTGCAACAACTCGTCTCCCGCTTCATCGTTCCCGGCGGATCAAGAAGCGTCGACAACCGTTATGCGGCGTAA
- a CDS encoding MCP four helix bundle domain-containing protein, producing MRISLGQLLISLFAVILLVVVGQGIYAVTSLNTISDGTNKIVDKRVPSFILMGQINADLGDIRVAQSNYRSATTPEQRAVFLGSLNNGYEALAKARKQYEPLIVDKEDQELYDTFSRDWAKAEQLWQKVKTLTDSGNADEAKQLFLGESLATYAKAGDDIQAAVDDLANNVKDEGASNAEQISLATTVTYIALALAFSIGIGAALVSSLRVVRPLKHMTDNMRTLSSGDTSGSVPYMSRKDEIGAMAAALQVFKDGILHSRALEAEAASNRQKAEADKLRLQQEAEAAAQKKLQEATAGLASGLKRWRQAISALN from the coding sequence ATGCGCATCTCTCTTGGCCAACTTCTCATATCCCTGTTCGCGGTCATTCTTCTGGTGGTAGTTGGCCAGGGCATTTATGCGGTGACGTCGCTGAACACCATATCGGATGGGACCAACAAGATCGTCGATAAGCGGGTTCCTTCCTTCATCCTTATGGGGCAGATCAATGCTGATCTGGGCGATATCCGCGTTGCGCAGAGCAATTATCGCAGCGCCACCACACCTGAACAGCGGGCTGTGTTTCTGGGATCGCTGAACAATGGCTATGAAGCACTCGCGAAGGCTAGAAAGCAGTATGAGCCGCTGATCGTCGACAAAGAAGACCAGGAGCTTTACGACACCTTCTCCAGGGACTGGGCCAAGGCCGAGCAATTGTGGCAGAAGGTCAAGACCTTAACGGACAGCGGCAATGCGGATGAGGCAAAACAGCTGTTTCTGGGAGAGTCCCTGGCGACCTATGCCAAGGCCGGTGACGATATCCAGGCCGCTGTTGACGATCTGGCCAACAACGTTAAAGACGAGGGCGCCTCCAACGCCGAGCAAATCTCCCTGGCCACGACCGTGACCTATATCGCTCTTGCCTTAGCGTTCAGCATCGGCATCGGTGCGGCACTGGTCAGCAGCCTGCGGGTCGTGCGCCCCTTGAAGCATATGACGGACAATATGCGGACCTTGTCTTCCGGCGATACCAGCGGCAGCGTGCCTTACATGAGCCGCAAGGACGAAATCGGCGCCATGGCCGCCGCGCTTCAGGTGTTCAAGGACGGCATTCTCCACAGCCGTGCCCTGGAAGCCGAAGCCGCCAGCAACCGCCAGAAGGCCGAAGCAGACAAGCTGCGCCTTCAGCAGGAGGCCGAAGCAGCGGCACAGAAGAAATTGCAGGAAGCCACCGCAGGTCTTGCATCTGGCCTGAAGCGCTGGCGGCAGGCGATCTCGGCTTTGAACTGA
- a CDS encoding undecaprenyl-diphosphate phosphatase produces the protein MADACVVGSATGFVDLSFIQTAFLGVVQGVTELVPVSSSAHMRVVPALLGWPDPGAAFSAAMQMAALVGVISYFWRDIYGLASGSISAVKRRDFENFDFQLVLWILIATLPIIVAGLALSHTLNSCGSPLRSLWAVGLACLVMGGLLAATELLAKHRRDLPSIRPLDILLVGIAQVGALIPGVSRSGATMTAALALGFKREEAARFSFLLGLPAILLAGLKEVWELHKLALDSHGWALLGVGLVAGGISSLIAIWGLMRFLERFSTWPFVIYRIILGVVLLAAAASGMAS, from the coding sequence ATGGCGGATGCATGCGTGGTGGGTTCGGCAACGGGTTTTGTCGATCTGAGTTTTATCCAGACCGCGTTTCTAGGCGTGGTGCAGGGGGTGACGGAACTGGTGCCGGTTTCCTCCTCGGCCCATATGCGGGTGGTGCCAGCGCTGCTGGGCTGGCCTGATCCGGGCGCCGCCTTTTCGGCTGCCATGCAGATGGCGGCGCTGGTTGGCGTCATCAGCTATTTCTGGCGCGACATTTACGGACTGGCCAGCGGTTCGATCAGCGCCGTCAAACGCCGTGACTTTGAGAATTTCGATTTCCAGCTGGTGCTGTGGATTTTGATCGCCACGCTGCCGATTATCGTCGCCGGGCTGGCGCTGTCGCATACGCTGAACAGCTGCGGTTCACCGCTGCGCAGCCTCTGGGCCGTGGGGCTGGCCTGTCTGGTCATGGGCGGGCTGCTGGCCGCCACCGAGCTTCTAGCCAAACATCGCCGTGACCTGCCCAGTATTCGCCCGCTGGATATTCTTCTCGTCGGCATCGCCCAGGTCGGCGCGCTGATTCCCGGCGTGTCACGCTCCGGCGCGACGATGACGGCGGCCTTGGCGTTGGGCTTCAAGCGGGAGGAAGCAGCGCGCTTTTCCTTCCTGCTTGGCTTGCCGGCCATTCTTCTGGCCGGTCTCAAGGAGGTCTGGGAATTGCACAAGCTGGCGCTGGACAGCCATGGCTGGGCGCTGCTCGGGGTCGGCCTGGTGGCGGGCGGCATCTCCTCGCTCATCGCCATCTGGGGCCTGATGCGCTTTCTGGAGCGTTTCTCCACCTGGCCCTTCGTGATCTACCGGATCATTCTGGGCGTGGTGCTGCTGGCGGCTGCCGCCTCCGGCATGGCTTCGTAA
- a CDS encoding ATP-binding cassette domain-containing protein, whose protein sequence is MTQQNTPLVEMKNISISFGGIHAVDNASVDLHAGEVVALLGHNGAGKSTLIKILSGAYKRDTGEILINGQPVDISNPRDAKRHGIETIYQTLAVADNVDAAANLYLGRELRTPWGTLDDVAMEAKAREVMGRLNPNFQRFKEPVKALSGGQRQSVAIARAILFDARILIMDEPTAALGPQETAQVGELILQLKKEGIGIFLISHDIHDVFDLADRVFVMKNGKVVGHARTQDVTKDEVLGMIIMGKVPPGAVPGPGAMQVV, encoded by the coding sequence ATGACACAACAGAACACGCCTCTTGTGGAAATGAAGAATATCTCCATCTCCTTCGGCGGTATTCACGCCGTCGATAATGCCTCGGTGGATCTTCATGCAGGTGAGGTCGTCGCCCTGCTCGGCCATAACGGTGCGGGCAAATCGACGCTGATCAAGATCCTGTCGGGCGCCTATAAACGCGATACCGGCGAGATCCTGATCAATGGTCAACCTGTCGACATCAGCAATCCGCGTGATGCCAAGCGCCACGGCATCGAGACCATCTACCAGACACTGGCCGTCGCCGACAATGTCGATGCCGCCGCCAATCTTTATCTGGGACGCGAGTTGCGCACCCCCTGGGGGACGCTGGATGATGTGGCCATGGAGGCCAAGGCGCGTGAGGTGATGGGGCGGCTCAATCCGAATTTCCAGCGCTTCAAGGAGCCGGTGAAAGCGTTGTCAGGCGGCCAGCGGCAATCGGTGGCCATCGCCCGCGCCATCCTGTTCGATGCCCGCATCCTGATCATGGATGAGCCGACCGCAGCGCTCGGCCCCCAGGAAACCGCTCAGGTGGGGGAACTGATCCTGCAACTGAAAAAGGAAGGTATCGGCATTTTCCTGATCAGCCACGACATCCACGATGTCTTCGATCTCGCCGACCGGGTGTTTGTGATGAAGAACGGCAAGGTGGTCGGCCACGCCCGCACGCAGGATGTCACCAAGGATGAAGTGCTGGGCATGATCATCATGGGCAAGGTGCCGCCCGGTGCCGTGCCTGGCCCCGGCGCGATGCAGGTGGTTTGA
- a CDS encoding sugar ABC transporter permease yields MVDHTLGAASSSARPSTVSPWRRFLNATEIDTRLMGMVVALLLIWFGFHILSDGLFLTPRNLWNLSVQAASVSVMATGMVLVIVTRNIDLSVGSILGFVGMMMAVTQTKFLPVLLGYDHPLMWVLALSLGIVIGAAIGAFQGAIIAFLNVPSFIVTLGGLLVWRGCAWMVTSGATVAPMDTRFRLMGGGADGSIGATASWVVGVIACVFIVLSILHSRRQRKRFGFPLKPIWAESFMGLIGCGAVLGSVSVLNSYYMPVNLARKYAEANNIAWPDSGLDISLGIAIPVLIALGIAMVMNFITNRTRFGRYVFAIGGNPEAAVLAGIKTRWVTVRIFALMGALCAIAAAISTARLNAATNAQGTLDELYTIAAAVIGGTSLAGGAGTIAGAVLGAIVMQSLNSGMVLLGMDTPLQSIVIGMVLVVAVWLDTVYRARTR; encoded by the coding sequence ATGGTGGATCACACACTTGGCGCAGCATCCAGCAGTGCGCGTCCGTCAACGGTCAGTCCCTGGCGGCGGTTTTTGAATGCCACCGAAATCGACACCCGGCTGATGGGCATGGTGGTCGCGCTGCTGCTCATCTGGTTCGGCTTCCATATCCTGTCGGATGGGTTGTTTCTGACGCCGCGCAACCTGTGGAACCTGTCGGTTCAGGCCGCGTCGGTCTCTGTCATGGCCACCGGGATGGTGCTGGTTATCGTTACCCGTAATATCGATCTATCGGTCGGATCAATCCTTGGCTTTGTCGGCATGATGATGGCGGTGACGCAGACCAAGTTTTTGCCGGTTCTGCTCGGCTACGATCATCCGCTGATGTGGGTGCTGGCGCTCTCGCTCGGCATTGTCATCGGCGCGGCAATCGGGGCGTTTCAGGGCGCGATCATCGCCTTTCTCAACGTGCCGTCCTTCATCGTCACGCTCGGTGGTCTGCTGGTCTGGCGCGGCTGCGCCTGGATGGTGACGAGCGGCGCGACGGTCGCGCCGATGGATACCCGTTTTCGCCTGATGGGCGGCGGCGCGGATGGCTCGATCGGGGCCACCGCCAGTTGGGTGGTCGGGGTCATCGCCTGCGTGTTCATCGTGTTGTCCATCCTGCATTCTCGCCGTCAGCGCAAGCGGTTCGGCTTTCCGCTAAAGCCCATCTGGGCCGAATCTTTCATGGGGCTGATCGGCTGTGGCGCGGTGCTCGGCTCCGTCAGCGTACTCAACAGCTATTACATGCCCGTCAACCTGGCCCGCAAATATGCCGAGGCCAACAATATCGCCTGGCCGGACAGCGGGCTGGATATTTCGCTGGGCATCGCCATTCCGGTGCTGATCGCGCTTGGCATTGCCATGGTCATGAATTTCATCACCAACCGCACCCGGTTTGGCCGCTATGTGTTTGCCATTGGCGGCAATCCGGAAGCTGCCGTGCTGGCGGGCATCAAGACCCGCTGGGTAACAGTGCGGATCTTCGCGCTGATGGGCGCACTTTGCGCCATTGCCGCAGCGATTTCCACCGCCCGTCTCAATGCCGCCACCAATGCGCAAGGCACGCTGGACGAGCTTTATACCATTGCCGCAGCCGTGATTGGCGGCACATCGCTGGCCGGTGGTGCCGGCACCATTGCCGGTGCGGTCCTGGGTGCCATCGTCATGCAATCGCTGAATTCGGGCATGGTGCTGCTGGGCATGGATACACCGCTGCAAAGCATCGTCATCGGCATGGTGCTGGTCGTCGCGGTCTGGCTGGATACGGTTTACCGCGCCCGCACCCGATAA
- the xylF gene encoding D-xylose ABC transporter substrate-binding protein, with translation MKSVLKLMAVAAVMTSAYAPVHAKDLVVGVSWSNFQEERWKTDEAAIKEALKAHGAKYISADAQTSAAKQLTDIESLIAQGANALIVLAQDSSAIGPAIEKAAAEGIPVIGYDRLIENPNTYYITFDNKEVGRLQAKDVMKVKPTGNYVFIKGGSTDPNADFVFSGQMEVLKDAMASGKIKNVGEAYTDGWKPEIAQKNMEQFLTANNNKVDAVVSSNDGMAGGVVAALEAQGLAGSVPVSGQDGDKAALNRVALGTQTVSVWKDSRMLGKKAGDVAVALAGGKKMSEIPGTAKFKGGTKGVEMESQFLMPQAITKDNLNVVLDAKWITKSELCQGVKAGAVAVCK, from the coding sequence ATGAAATCCGTTTTGAAACTGATGGCAGTGGCTGCCGTCATGACGTCTGCCTATGCTCCTGTTCATGCCAAGGATCTGGTGGTTGGCGTGTCCTGGTCCAACTTCCAGGAAGAGCGCTGGAAGACTGATGAAGCCGCCATCAAGGAAGCGCTGAAGGCGCATGGCGCCAAGTATATTTCCGCCGACGCCCAGACATCCGCCGCCAAGCAGCTGACCGATATCGAAAGCCTGATTGCCCAGGGCGCCAATGCGCTGATCGTACTGGCGCAGGATTCAAGCGCCATCGGCCCGGCCATCGAAAAGGCTGCGGCTGAGGGCATTCCCGTCATCGGCTACGACCGCCTGATCGAGAACCCCAACACCTATTATATCACCTTCGACAACAAGGAAGTCGGCCGCTTGCAGGCCAAGGACGTGATGAAGGTCAAGCCCACAGGCAATTACGTGTTCATCAAGGGCGGCTCGACCGATCCGAACGCCGATTTCGTGTTTTCCGGCCAGATGGAAGTGCTGAAAGACGCCATGGCCAGCGGCAAGATCAAGAATGTTGGCGAAGCCTATACCGATGGCTGGAAGCCGGAAATTGCCCAGAAGAACATGGAGCAGTTTTTGACCGCCAACAACAACAAGGTCGATGCGGTCGTCTCTTCCAATGACGGCATGGCGGGCGGCGTTGTCGCAGCGCTGGAAGCACAGGGGCTTGCCGGTTCCGTGCCGGTTTCCGGTCAGGATGGCGACAAGGCAGCGCTGAACCGCGTGGCACTTGGCACCCAGACCGTCTCCGTCTGGAAAGACAGCCGCATGCTGGGCAAGAAAGCCGGTGATGTGGCCGTGGCGCTGGCCGGTGGCAAGAAGATGAGCGAAATCCCCGGCACCGCCAAGTTCAAAGGCGGCACCAAGGGCGTGGAAATGGAATCGCAATTCCTGATGCCGCAGGCCATCACCAAGGACAATCTCAACGTTGTTCTCGATGCCAAGTGGATCACCAAGAGCGAGTTGTGCCAGGGCGTGAAAGCCGGCGCGGTAGCAGTCTGCAAGTAA
- a CDS encoding ROK family transcriptional regulator, translating into MLMKSSTEQVRRQNSALVLAALRIEQAMSHTQIAAVTGLASATVTAITSELEQAGVIERHEQQVAGARGRPRVALSRRRDFAYVMSVRISSDRLNYTLSDYRGTLMDRFEEPRPLDVSAVGFVDGLGRNLARLASRSKLEPEKVAVLSVSSKGIVGAGGARLLWTPVFGRQPLDIKAGLGDFDGAMALLSNETLLVAHGLSRRMDAQDGTFRGLIALSLGHSIGLGIARPVPDGTVAVSAPNFGHMLNTADSKLCGCGASGCIEASAGFYGILRMAFEVRPDTIPAKLVPIAEMDKIALSARQGNRMAQYAFRQAGLALGQGLSRVFSLHETLPVIITGPGTRYYDLLAQGIEEGLAQSLQVRLDGMPSITLVGDEADLVQEGHVDHALRAIDERLFGVGG; encoded by the coding sequence ATGCTGATGAAATCCAGCACCGAACAGGTCCGCCGCCAGAATTCAGCCCTGGTTCTCGCCGCTTTGCGGATAGAGCAGGCCATGTCCCATACCCAAATCGCTGCCGTGACCGGTCTTGCCTCGGCAACGGTCACCGCCATTACCAGTGAGCTGGAACAGGCCGGCGTGATCGAGCGACATGAGCAGCAGGTCGCTGGCGCACGGGGCAGGCCGCGTGTCGCACTGTCGCGCCGCCGGGATTTCGCCTATGTGATGTCGGTCAGGATTTCCTCCGACCGGCTGAATTACACCCTGTCGGATTATCGCGGCACGCTGATGGACCGTTTCGAGGAGCCGCGCCCGCTTGATGTGTCGGCGGTGGGCTTTGTCGACGGACTTGGCCGCAACCTTGCCCGTCTGGCCAGCCGCTCGAAACTGGAGCCGGAAAAGGTCGCCGTTCTCTCCGTTAGTTCCAAAGGCATTGTCGGTGCGGGCGGCGCAAGACTGCTCTGGACACCGGTATTCGGTCGGCAACCGCTCGACATCAAGGCGGGCCTTGGTGATTTCGATGGGGCCATGGCTCTGCTCAGCAACGAGACATTGCTGGTGGCCCACGGTCTTAGCCGCCGCATGGACGCTCAAGATGGCACGTTTCGCGGCCTGATTGCGCTATCGCTCGGCCACAGCATCGGGCTTGGCATTGCAAGGCCGGTGCCGGATGGCACGGTGGCGGTCAGCGCCCCGAATTTCGGCCATATGCTCAATACCGCTGACAGCAAATTGTGCGGTTGCGGCGCGAGCGGCTGTATCGAGGCCTCCGCTGGCTTCTACGGCATCCTGCGCATGGCGTTTGAAGTGCGGCCCGATACCATTCCCGCCAAGTTAGTGCCGATTGCCGAGATGGACAAGATCGCGCTCTCGGCCCGCCAGGGCAATCGTATGGCCCAATATGCCTTCCGCCAGGCGGGGCTGGCGTTGGGCCAAGGCCTGTCACGGGTGTTCAGCCTCCACGAAACGCTCCCCGTCATCATCACCGGCCCCGGCACCCGCTATTATGACCTGCTGGCGCAGGGCATAGAGGAGGGCCTTGCCCAATCCCTGCAAGTACGGTTGGACGGTATGCCCTCGATCACTCTGGTTGGAGACGAGGCCGATCTGGTGCAGGAGGGGCATGTGGACCATGCGCTGAGGGCGATTGATGAGCGGTTGTTTGGGGTTGGGGGATGA
- a CDS encoding ABC transporter ATP-binding protein produces the protein MVSLKLDRVGARYGRAQVFEDISTDWLTGGEMTALIGPNAAGKSTLFKRIAGLISGPGVVAVEDVREGHRPICYMPQDTGANAVLTVYESVLLAAKQGGGWRVADGELNDIDRILAALRISDLAFRDLGALSGGQRQLVAIAQALVRKPEVLLMDEPTSALDLFRQIEVLEFMRKIATREGIAVLIALHDLNHALRYCSRTLVIGGGKLIASGPTEDVITPTLLRDVYRVDARIEACSQGRLQVIVDGALV, from the coding sequence ATGGTAAGCCTGAAGCTCGACCGCGTCGGCGCCCGCTATGGCCGCGCCCAGGTTTTTGAAGACATCAGCACCGATTGGCTGACCGGCGGTGAAATGACCGCGCTGATCGGCCCGAATGCGGCGGGCAAATCCACGCTGTTCAAGCGCATTGCCGGGCTGATTTCCGGCCCCGGCGTGGTTGCCGTGGAAGACGTGCGCGAGGGCCACCGCCCGATCTGTTACATGCCACAGGATACCGGCGCCAATGCGGTGCTGACCGTCTACGAAAGCGTGCTGCTGGCCGCCAAGCAAGGCGGCGGCTGGCGGGTGGCCGATGGCGAACTCAACGATATCGACCGGATTCTGGCCGCTCTGCGCATCTCCGATCTCGCCTTCCGCGATCTCGGTGCGCTCTCGGGCGGTCAGCGGCAATTGGTGGCGATTGCCCAGGCCTTGGTGCGCAAGCCGGAAGTGCTGCTGATGGATGAGCCGACCTCGGCGCTCGATCTCTTCCGGCAGATCGAAGTGCTGGAATTCATGCGCAAGATCGCCACCCGCGAAGGCATTGCCGTACTGATCGCGCTACACGACCTCAACCATGCGCTTCGCTATTGCAGCCGCACCCTTGTCATCGGCGGCGGCAAGCTGATCGCCTCAGGCCCAACCGAAGACGTCATCACCCCTACCCTGCTGCGCGACGTCTACCGCGTCGATGCACGCATTGAGGCATGCAGCCAGGGGCGGTTGCAGGTGATTGTTGATGGGGCGTTGGTGTGA
- a CDS encoding FecCD family ABC transporter permease encodes MTVAIESAAEVQGEGKGRSQYRALTARRVTILLCLLAALATSVAVDMALGPARYTLSQVLSAIFTPDSVSNQIRVVIWDIRMPIALMAVTVGACLSLAGAQMQTILANPLASPFTLGISAAAGFGAALALVGGVAVFPAAIEFMVPINAFLMAMLASLFIYGVSTMRGVTVETIVLLGIALVFTFNALLSLLEYLASEQALAAVVFWTMGSLTKATWMKVGVTLAVLVISVPLFARRAWALTALRLGDDKAASLGVNVRALRLETMMLVSLLAAIPVSFVGTIGFVGLVGPHIARMLVGEDQRFFLPGSVICGALLLSVTSVVSKMLIPGAILPIGVITALVGVPFFFSLIFTNRRRAW; translated from the coding sequence ATGACTGTTGCCATTGAGAGCGCCGCTGAGGTGCAGGGTGAAGGAAAGGGGCGCAGCCAGTACCGCGCGCTGACCGCCCGGCGCGTCACCATTCTCCTGTGCCTGCTGGCGGCTCTGGCCACAAGCGTTGCCGTTGATATGGCGCTTGGCCCGGCCCGCTACACACTATCGCAGGTGCTTTCGGCGATTTTCACCCCCGATAGCGTCTCCAACCAGATCCGGGTGGTGATCTGGGATATCCGCATGCCGATTGCGCTGATGGCGGTCACCGTCGGCGCCTGTCTGTCGCTGGCGGGTGCGCAGATGCAGACCATTCTCGCCAATCCGCTGGCAAGCCCGTTTACCCTCGGCATTTCGGCCGCAGCCGGTTTTGGCGCGGCTCTGGCACTGGTGGGCGGCGTCGCGGTGTTTCCCGCCGCCATTGAGTTCATGGTGCCGATCAATGCCTTCCTGATGGCCATGCTCGCCTCGCTGTTCATCTATGGCGTGTCCACCATGCGCGGTGTGACGGTGGAAACCATCGTGCTGCTCGGCATTGCGCTGGTTTTCACCTTCAACGCGCTGTTGTCGCTGCTCGAATATCTGGCCTCGGAACAGGCGCTGGCCGCCGTGGTGTTCTGGACCATGGGCAGCCTGACCAAGGCGACCTGGATGAAGGTTGGCGTGACGCTGGCCGTGCTGGTCATCTCCGTACCGCTGTTTGCGCGCCGCGCCTGGGCGCTGACGGCGCTGCGGCTTGGTGATGACAAGGCAGCCAGCCTTGGCGTCAATGTCCGCGCTCTGCGGCTGGAAACCATGATGCTGGTCAGCCTGCTGGCCGCCATTCCAGTGTCCTTTGTCGGCACCATCGGCTTTGTCGGTCTGGTCGGGCCACATATCGCCCGCATGCTGGTTGGTGAAGACCAGCGGTTCTTCCTGCCCGGCTCGGTCATCTGCGGGGCCTTGCTGCTGTCCGTCACCTCGGTCGTGTCGAAAATGCTGATCCCCGGCGCCATTCTCCCCATCGGGGTGATCACCGCACTGGTCGGCGTTCCGTTCTTCTTCTCACTGATTTTCACCAACAGGAGGCGCGCATGGTAA
- a CDS encoding ABC transporter substrate-binding protein: MTFRIIMRALVALLPFMAAPAFAAEITDVAGRTVTLDLPAKRVLVGEARQIHTIAALAGDKTFDTIVGWRDDMVKKDPDSYAAYVERFPEIAKLPQFGYLPQGGFSLEAAIALHPDVMTLNLEVLQAARESGLEEKAAAAGIQVVYVDFRLDPDKNTEKSIEILGQIFGAEDKAKELIAYRRQQIAVVTDRLAAVKDLKRPAVFMERAPGNDAEGGCCRTFGPANFGQMIEIAGGHNIASDIISTTFGEISIEQLIASDPAQIIVTGSNWLAESKTNRFVHVGRGADPAKARAKLQTLIERTGFDGLAAVRNRQVHAAWHQFYGVPYEFVPIQQFAKWFHPELFADLDPDRTFREFHQKFLPVAYKPGYFVSMNPSDDEKGSN, encoded by the coding sequence ATGACTTTCAGGATTATCATGCGGGCGCTTGTCGCTCTTTTGCCGTTTATGGCCGCTCCCGCATTCGCCGCCGAGATCACCGATGTCGCTGGCCGCACCGTGACGCTAGACCTCCCAGCCAAACGGGTTCTGGTCGGCGAGGCCCGGCAGATCCACACCATCGCGGCGCTGGCCGGGGACAAGACCTTCGATACCATTGTCGGCTGGCGCGATGACATGGTGAAAAAGGACCCCGACAGCTACGCCGCTTATGTCGAGCGCTTCCCTGAGATCGCCAAGCTCCCCCAATTCGGCTATCTGCCGCAGGGCGGTTTCAGTCTGGAAGCAGCAATTGCGCTGCATCCTGATGTGATGACGCTTAATCTGGAAGTGTTGCAGGCAGCGCGGGAAAGCGGGTTGGAGGAAAAGGCGGCAGCGGCGGGCATTCAGGTCGTCTATGTCGATTTCCGTCTCGACCCCGACAAGAATACCGAGAAATCCATCGAAATCCTCGGCCAGATTTTTGGCGCAGAGGACAAGGCGAAAGAGCTGATCGCCTATCGCCGTCAGCAGATCGCAGTTGTCACCGACCGGCTGGCCGCTGTGAAGGACCTGAAACGCCCTGCTGTCTTCATGGAACGCGCGCCGGGCAATGATGCCGAAGGCGGCTGCTGCCGCACGTTCGGCCCGGCCAATTTCGGCCAGATGATCGAGATCGCCGGTGGGCATAATATTGCCTCCGACATCATCTCAACCACCTTTGGCGAAATCAGCATCGAACAGTTGATCGCCTCCGATCCGGCCCAGATCATCGTCACCGGCTCCAATTGGCTGGCGGAATCCAAGACCAACCGTTTCGTGCATGTCGGCCGCGGCGCCGATCCCGCAAAGGCCCGCGCCAAGCTGCAAACCTTGATCGAGCGCACCGGCTTCGACGGGCTTGCCGCCGTGCGCAACCGTCAGGTCCATGCCGCGTGGCACCAGTTCTACGGCGTGCCCTATGAATTTGTTCCCATCCAGCAATTTGCCAAGTGGTTTCACCCGGAGCTGTTTGCGGATCTTGACCCTGACCGCACCTTCCGGGAGTTTCACCAGAAATTCCTGCCGGTCGCCTATAAGCCGGGCTATTTCGTCTCAATGAACCCGTCGGATGACGAAAAAGGATCAAACTGA